In a genomic window of Scyliorhinus torazame isolate Kashiwa2021f chromosome 5, sScyTor2.1, whole genome shotgun sequence:
- the LOC140419689 gene encoding uncharacterized protein, whose protein sequence is MEGKSIIHSGEKPYTCCVCGRGFTRSSGLTSHKCSRTEEKPWKCGDCGKGFTSPSKLETHRRSHTGERPFTCSKCGRGFTQSSGLLRHRRVHTDERLFQCPDCGKCYKSSEELMLHQRAHTDERPFRCSACGTGFRRSSHLTVHQRIHTGERPFTCSKCGKGFSHSSARQKHQRIHTGERTFTCAKCGKGFTQSSALLNHQQIHTSKRPFTCSKCGKRFTRSSDLQKHQRVHTDERPFQCPDCGKCYKSSGDLMLHQRGHTDERPFRCSHCGTGFRRSSHLTVHQRTHTGERAFTCAQCGKGFTQSSDLQKHQRVHTGERPFTCSKCGKGFTQSSTLSIHQRIHTGERPFPCSECGKGFTTSYHLLRHQRGHK, encoded by the coding sequence atggaaggaaaaagcatcattcacagtggggagaaaccgtacacgtgttgtgtgtgtggacgaggattcactcgatcatcaggcctcacaagccacaaatgcagtcgcactgaggagaaaccgtggaaatgtggggactgtgggaaaggatttacttccccatccaagctggaaactcatcgacgcagtcacactggagagagaccattcacctgctccaagtgtgggaggggattcactcagtcatcaggcCTGCTGAGACACCGGcgggttcacactgatgagagactatttcaatgtccagactgcgggaaatgctataaaagttctgaggaactgatgctccatcaacgtgcccacactgacgagagaccgttcaggtgctctgcctgcgggactgggttcagacgatcatctcacctcactgtacatcagcgaattcacactggggagaggccattcacctgctccaagtgtgggaagggattcagtcactcATCCGCCaggcagaagcaccagcgaattcacactggggagaggacattcacctgcgccaagtgtgggaagggattcactcagtcatctgccctgctgaaccaccagcaaattcacactagcaagaggccattcacctgctccaagtgtgggaaacgattcactcggtcatccgacctgcagaagcaccagcgagttcacactgacgagagaccgtttcaatgtccagactgcgggaagtgctataaaagttctggggacctGATGCTCCATCAACGtggtcacactgatgagagaccgttcagatgctctcactgcgggactgggttcagacgatcatctcacctcactgtacatcagcgaactcacactggggagagggcattCACCTGCgcccaatgtgggaagggattcactcagtcatctgacttgcaaaagcaccaacgagttcacactggagagaggccattcacctgctccaagtgtgggaagggattcactcagtcatctactCTGTccatacaccagcgaattcacactggagagagaccattcccctgctccgagtgtgggaagggattcaccacttcataccacctgctgagacaccaacgaggccacaagtaa